A window of the Candidatus Manganitrophaceae bacterium genome harbors these coding sequences:
- a CDS encoding monovalent cation/H+ antiporter subunit D family protein, which yields MEIESIKPFIAVMIPLIGSVAIILARKKQNLRDGCTLVTSFLMLFAVLTMISPILEGNTLHYVVWGFWPSVPIGFRVDGLGLIFGLVASVTWVLTSFYSIGYMRSLNERSQTRFYYCFAVTLFATLGAAFSNNWFTLFLFYELITFFTYPLVAHHETEDAWEKGNKYLAYLLGTSKVFLIPAILGVYYFAGSVDFTANGIIPPEADKALLVGIYICFLAGIGKVAFMPLHSWLPASMVAPTPVSALLHAVAVVNTGAFCVLRVIINIFGIDLVRLLHIGSWSLGEITAVIASITIIMASIYCMRADNLKERIAYSTVSQLSYMVLGGALLTPSGLSGGIMHIAMHAFAKITLFFCAGSIYVATKKTHVSQMHGIARKMPWTMAAFALATLSMVGIPPAGGFVSKWYLMVGATEAKEFWALMVLATSALLNAFYFVPIVMNSFFRHQEDEGKGDDVLVPQSGPVLMPQSVGAAAADIQKETKMFDIQESPLFVVVPLCITAVVSLLLGIFPEVVLQFVGVMLQ from the coding sequence ATGGAAATAGAGTCAATTAAACCCTTTATTGCTGTGATGATCCCTTTGATCGGATCTGTGGCGATTATTCTGGCCCGGAAAAAGCAGAACCTCAGGGACGGGTGTACGCTGGTAACGTCCTTTCTGATGTTGTTTGCCGTTCTCACTATGATTTCTCCGATTCTTGAGGGGAATACGCTTCACTATGTGGTCTGGGGTTTCTGGCCGAGCGTTCCAATTGGATTTCGGGTTGACGGCCTGGGGCTTATTTTCGGACTCGTTGCCTCCGTGACCTGGGTTCTCACCTCATTTTATTCCATCGGCTATATGCGAAGCCTCAATGAACGTTCGCAAACTCGCTTCTATTACTGTTTTGCGGTGACCCTCTTTGCTACATTAGGGGCGGCTTTTTCGAACAACTGGTTCACTCTCTTCCTCTTTTACGAATTGATTACCTTCTTCACCTATCCCCTGGTTGCTCACCATGAAACCGAAGATGCCTGGGAAAAAGGGAATAAATACCTGGCCTATCTTTTGGGGACCTCGAAGGTCTTTCTGATCCCGGCCATTCTGGGAGTCTACTATTTTGCCGGTTCGGTTGATTTTACAGCAAACGGCATCATCCCACCTGAGGCCGACAAGGCTTTGTTGGTGGGGATCTATATTTGTTTCCTGGCCGGCATTGGAAAGGTGGCCTTCATGCCTCTTCACTCCTGGCTGCCGGCTTCCATGGTGGCGCCCACACCGGTTAGTGCCTTGCTTCACGCTGTTGCGGTTGTGAATACAGGAGCGTTTTGTGTTTTACGCGTGATCATCAATATTTTTGGCATCGATTTAGTCCGGTTGCTGCATATCGGGTCGTGGAGTTTAGGGGAGATTACCGCAGTGATCGCGTCCATTACAATCATCATGGCCTCAATCTATTGTATGAGGGCGGATAACTTGAAAGAGCGAATTGCCTATTCTACTGTGAGCCAACTCTCCTACATGGTCCTTGGGGGAGCGCTCCTGACCCCCAGCGGTTTATCCGGCGGTATTATGCATATCGCTATGCATGCCTTTGCAAAAATTACTCTTTTCTTCTGCGCGGGTTCGATTTATGTGGCGACGAAAAAGACACATGTTTCTCAAATGCACGGCATTGCCCGGAAGATGCCCTGGACGATGGCTGCGTTTGCGCTTGCAACGCTCAGTATGGTTGGCATCCCCCCTGCGGGTGGATTTGTGAGCAAATGGTACCTGATGGTCGGTGCCACAGAGGCAAAAGAGTTCTGGGCACTAATGGTCCTGGCAACAAGTGCGCTCTTAAATGCCTTCTACTTTGTCCCGATTGTGATGAATAGTTTTTTTAGGCATCAAGAGGATGAAGGTAAGGGGGATGATGTTCTGGTCCCGCAGTCAGGACCCGTTCTGATGCCGCAGAGTGTGGGTGCTGCAGCTGCGGATATTCAAAAAGAAACCAAAATGTTTGATATTCAGGAATCGCCCTTGTTTGTTGTTGTCCCACTGTGCATCACCGCAGTGGTTTCGTTGCTCCTGGGGATATTTCCTGAAGTGGTATTGCAGTTTGTTGGGGTCATGTTGCAATGA